Part of the Triticum aestivum cultivar Chinese Spring chromosome 4D, IWGSC CS RefSeq v2.1, whole genome shotgun sequence genome is shown below.
TAATTGTAATAGACAACGACGAAGTCATCGTGCAaaggcctcataggaccagcgCGCCAGGACAGCAACTACCGCCGATGAAGAGATGCGTAGATCAAAATGATCCAACTTGTAGACACATGAACAtagacgaacgaagaccggatccacgTGGGTCCATCGAAAACAAACATTGattgaatcccgcgagatccgccggagacaaacctccacacgccctccaacGATGCTATAAACACCATCGGGACAGGGGCTTGGGCgggaggaccttattccatctttagggagccgccaccgcctcgcctctctgAGCAAGACACGAACCCTAACAAAATAAAAAAACCATCTGaaaacgaagccctcccgccggcaagggttGAGATCCACCGCACTTCCATGACCCTAAGACCATAGAAGATGAGATAGACCGGTGGCGGCGCCGACGGGAAGCACGAGAAACCCTAGCGCTTAGGGTGCCCTCGCATACAGCAGTGAAGGggttcacatacgaatttgacctaAGTTGTACAcataaaattagtacaaagttgagacatttattttgggacggtggGAGTATTTACTACTTAAAAAAACGCATAGTTTAATCTTACGATATTTTTTCCCTACCACCTCTTCGTCCATCCTCTCATCCTCCACTGATTTTTTTTCGGTTTTCATCCCTTTATGGTTCGCATCAAACCAATTTTTGTTAACCCAATAAACTAGATCAATCTACTGTATAGCAATAAATTCATGGTATGTAAATAAATTGTTTCTTGTGGTAAATTTTGGTACCTGCCAAACATCTTTGGCAACTCAATAAATAGAAGTAAATTCACAATTcatatataagcaaataaatatcAATCACGGACACATAGCTATTTTATCCGTTTAAGAAATAACAAAAATGATGCTTTACTAACTAGTTGTCTGTTCGTTGCAACGAGACATACATATTCTAGTGGTTTAATATCAATCTTGTCTGACATATACCTTACACCCATCATATTATagattttggtaagatttgattttGATTTGAGTATGCGTAGAGCAAAACAAGAAAAGTTTTGATTTAGTAGTGGTTTTAGTAAGATTTAATTTGATTTGAGTATGCTTAGGGTAAGACAAGATTTCTTTTATTTAGGAGTATTAGTTTAGTTGAGGTTTTAGTATGATTTGATTTAATTTACATATGGGTAGGAAAGGCAAAGATTTTATTTATTTAGTTGAGATTTTGCTAAGATTTAATTGAGTTAATGCAGAATGTGGTTTGTTAAATGTACTGATTTGGTTCAGGTTATTCTAAGCCATTCTATTTATGTTAAAAAAATTGCGAGAAGATTACTACAAAAGTCAACAGGAAATCAAATGAGGGAGGGAAATGGGGAGTTAAAAACCGGCAAAAGGTGAGCGAACCTATCAACTCCCCattaatataaggtgtattagtttcggcacggtgaccaaggcacataattatagacAATGTAGGACGAAATCACTCTTGGCTAATTAGTTGATTATCGACAAGTAAATCATTTAGATTAGTAAAGGAAGAGATACACGCAATCGagagagagatactttccttttttttctctacAAGGAGATATATATGCAATTAGGAGAAATATACTTTCCTTTTTCTGGAGGGTTAAAAGCGGAATTATGatgaattagaagaaatgcaccttacattttggaattttataaaaaaaacaaatacaccttatataaaggaacggagggagtatcagagATAACCAAAACATATTTTTATTTTATCTATCTGTTTTGCATTACATCAAGATTTTTCACGTATGGTCATCTTATTGTGTTTTTTGACCCCATGGCAACCCACGTGCACAATTAAGGAGAGTGCAGTCATTTGCTTCCGGTAGCTCTGCCTGAAATGTCAGAGATTTTGTCCTTGTTTAAAAAAAAACGCTCATGGTATGTTTGAAGAAAAATAGCACTGATCAATTTTAACCATTGTATACCACTGCACTAATCCCAATTGCCATACGTTCTCAACTGATGAATCGAATGCCCTTCATGGATGGCAATTAACATTCATTAATTGTACTAAAAGAAAATTATTCTTGCTGCAATGAAGTAGACCCTCTAATGAAAAATCAATGCTGGTGTGCAGAACTGGAAACGTATGATGTGACTTGGTCAGTGATGCATGAAGATGAAGGATCGCATGGCCAACAAGAAGGAAATATTTCCTTAAATAGTTGGGTGGGTCTCTTAACCTGTCACATTTTTAATTCCCGGAAAAATGTATAATAAAGTAGCTAAACTCGTACCTTCACCGCATAATCTCTACTAGCTTGCATCATATACTTGGGCACTCCcggcaaaaaaggaaagaaaaaccatATGCTTGGGGCAGAGGAAGTGTGAAGGATTGTCCATGGGGTGCACTGAGCAGAGCAGTTGGAGTCGCCACACGGGCAAGTTTCTGCTCTTCTTTTCCCGGTTTGGATTAGCCCAACAGCCAAGTGTCATATTTGCCTCTTTCTTTCTACTCTTCGTTTTACTTTATAGCAAGGGAGAGCAGTTTAGTCTACTTGCTCTTTGCGCTTTTTCGGTGGGCATGTATTGCTTAGAACGATTCTTCTTAGCCTCTCTACAAATTCCGTCACTCCCATAGAGTGACCACCGAAACTAAAGAAAGAGAATGTGGAAAATACCCGTTGGTTTCTGGTTGTATCTACACTCTATATGGAAAAAAATTAATAATTACGAAAAAAGTAGTTCATAAAGTTTTTTATAATAaacttgactttcttttgcactTATATAATGTTTCACGAATAAAAAACCAGCATTAACTTcaaggcaaaaaaaaaaaaaattggtactaagaACGAAAGGCTAAATGGCACTATTCACAATGTTTCGGCcgaaaaattatctttttttaaatAAGTCAAAGGAGATTtttctttttgtggatttttttcacaagtacaatggaaggtcaagtttatttcaaaaatattttcagattttttttgaccTTTAGTTAATATTTTTtcatatagggtgtatatacacccATAAACCAAAAGTTCCCCTTCAAAAGAATGCCATTGTTGTCGAAGTACCAGAAGAAACGCCGGTTGACAAAGCACTTACTTTTCGCAAAAAGGATATTCTGATTGTTTAGCATCCAACTGGTTGGTCAGCTTTGAGGTTACTCTTTTTTTGCGAGGAGCTTTGAGGTTACATGAACGAAAACATTCAACTCCACTTGAGGAAACATTATTTTTTACCCCCAAAACAAAAGAAAAGCTTTCAACTATAAAAACTACGTAAAATCAACGTGCAACATTTTCATGGCAAGTTAAACTCGGAAATCTGAAACATTTCGACACGAAAAGAGACCAATAACATTCACTCGTGTGCGTGCACGGGTTTTACGTGGCGGTTTCTTCTAGTGTATTGTAGGTAACACGGATTGAGTGAAGTAAACGTGCTGGGCTTTCAgttttgatttttttgttttgtCTGCTTTACGTCCCGTGTGTGGTAGTTTGGACTTTTCGTAAACAATGATGTGGCTTTGCTAGCAGTAGGGTGTCTTTTGTTCTACGTTTCCTTATGTTTGCACCGGGTGATCGAGCACTTTTTGTTCGGATTCACGATACCACGGAAACTGGACCTAAAAATCCATAGGAGAAAAAAAGACGACGCATAGTATACCAAGTTCTTAGCGTTGCATCATCAAAACTGTACAGACACACTTAAGATAACTCTTGTCTTCGAACTACCATGGCCAGTATCATAATTAGTATTCACTTTATCATAACAAGTTCTTTTGTCCGTTATCGGGAGATAGTTGAACCCAACCTAGAAAGTCGTAGAAACAAGAAGGATGACGCAAAGTATACCAAGTCGTAGAGTTACACCAAAAAGTATTTTTTTTCAAAAGTTTCATCGTCAAAATTGTAATAGCGCATTTAACTCTTATTTCAACTTCTTCTACAAAAAAAGCAGCTCTTATTTCAACCTATCATCCTCAGTTTCCTTATTAAAAAAAAAGAACTTTCAGTTTGCAAACTTCTTTTTAGACCAAAGCATTGAGTTTAGGTGGGAAATAGTCAGTCTACAAAcgtgttgtgctcaaagagttcatccTTCTTGTCTTCATGATCAATAACTAACGCAAAGACGGCCCCTAAAAAAGTAACCACATAACACAAAGATAACACAATCACAAACTGGTCTCAAGAGATACGTACGTGAACATTTTAAAATGCACAACAAAGGCTGGCGTGTTATGTAAGGCAGGTTCTATCTCAATTGGTAGCACAAATTTAAAAGGGTAGtggtggtagtactagttgtagcaATGGATGGATTACCCAAAGCCGAAGCTGAAAAGATCCATCCCAGATCTGGTGGCAAAGGAAAGGAAAGGGCGGTTAAAATCCATCCGGCGAGCCAACGGAAGCCGCGGATTCCTCGCATTTTATGGCGTGGCGTACGTAGAAAGATCATCTACATTTGTTGTTGGTGTTGgtataaaataaaaaaaatgaagaaaaaatacGGTGGTACGCTCGTCCCCTCCGGTCAGTCATCCATCCAGCAGTGCGGTGCGGAGGAAGGGGAAGAGCTGAGGGAGGGAgcagggaggaggggaggaggccaggCCAAGCCAAGAGAGAGGGAGGAAGCCCTGCGCCCAGTCAATTGGGTATATAAACCCACCAACGCCTCCCTCCTGcgcccctcctctcccctcttttGCATGCctcaccggcctcctcccctcccctccgcccCATCCGCCTCCCAATGCACCACTGCTAACCCCTGCTCCCGATCCCCGCTCCCGATCCGCGGATTCCCCGCCGATCCCGCCCGCCCCGCCTCCCGGTTGCAATCTCTGATCGGATTCTCTCTGCTTTTCCTCCGCCTCCTCTCCCTCTTGGTTTCGCCTCGCCTCGCCCGGTGTTTGTTGATCTGGCGATGAAgggcccggcggcggcggaggagcggcccGAGGAGAAAGAGATGGACTTGCTCCTCAGCGAGATCCCCCAGGTCACCTCCCCCCAGGCGcaccgcgccggcgccggcgccgccctctCCCAGGGCCACGGCGGCGGCGACCGCCGTCACGGGCTCGCGCCGCCGCGCCATCAAGGCTACGCCGCGTCGCCCCGGCGCGCCGACGACGCCTGCTACGCCGTCGTCGTCAACCGCCGCGACGACGGTGATcaccagggcggcggcggcgccggcgcgtACCACCCGCCGCTCCGCGTCTGCCCGGCGCCCCTGCATCCGTCGAGCCCGTTcgtcgccgccgcgccctccccgcTCGTGCAGCCCGTGGACGACCCGGAGAAGCAGTGGCTGGCGAACCAGCTCCGCGGCCTGCTCGTCGAGGACGCGCCCGCCGCGCCCCAGGCCCCGCCCGTCGGCAACGGCGCCCCGGCGGACTTCTCTGCGCCGCGTGGCGCCGCGTACTATGGCTACCCCTTTGGTGCGCCGGGCTCCTCGGTTCACGGCGAGCCCCTGGTGAACGAGCAGGCCATGGCGGCCGGCTACCGCTTCGCGCTCGGCCCGGACGTCGGCCTGGGCGGCCACCCCAGCGGCCTGGAGGTCAATATGAACGGCTTCATGTACAATAGGACAGCAAACGGCACTGGCATTGGTTGGGGACAGGGCCTGGTGCACCCTGCTCATGCTCACCCCGAGCCCTTCATGCTTCCTGGGCAGGCTGCCCCAGAACAGCACAACTGGGGGTTTGTTGGGACTGGTCCGATTGCCCTCGACCCCCGTGGTGGAGCAGGCCGTTCACCCAAATTGCACTGCGAGTACGGCGTGCCTGTGCACACCGGCAATCGCTACATGAAAGGTGGCATGAATAatcagatggaggcgtttcgccgCGAGGACGGTCAGAATTTTGATGGCAAGAAGAACATGCCTGTTCTCTACCGTGCCAAGGACAGGAGGTTTCAGCAGCATGCCAACAACAACAGGGCACTGGAGCTGGAGAGTCCTCGGATGCTGAGGT
Proteins encoded:
- the LOC123098745 gene encoding pumilio homology domain family member 4, translated to MKGPAAAEERPEEKEMDLLLSEIPQVTSPQAHRAGAGAALSQGHGGGDRRHGLAPPRHQGYAASPRRADDACYAVVVNRRDDGDHQGGGGAGAYHPPLRVCPAPLHPSSPFVAAAPSPLVQPVDDPEKQWLANQLRGLLVEDAPAAPQAPPVGNGAPADFSAPRGAAYYGYPFGAPGSSVHGEPLVNEQAMAAGYRFALGPDVGLGGHPSGLEVNMNGFMYNRTANGTGIGWGQGLVHPAHAHPEPFMLPGQAAPEQHNWGFVGTGPIALDPRGGAGRSPKLHCEYGVPVHTGNRYMKGGMNNQMEAFRREDGQNFDGKKNMPVLYRAKDRRFQQHANNNRALELESPRMLRYENMVGVKGYIYFMAKDQNGCRFLQQKFEEGKQHVDVIFEGIIDHMAELMINSFANYLIQKLLDVCDEDQRLRIIAVLTEDPVKLLRISVNSHGTRAVQKLIETLKVRKQIVLIISALQPGFMHLVNDLNGNHVIQKCLSNFGAEENKFIFEAAATHCFEMAIHRHGCCVLQKCITSARGEYQAKLIVEVCAHAFQLAQDPFGNYVVQYVLDQKIPSANAHLASQFEGSYVYLSKQKVSSNVVEKCLKVFSDEDKAAIVFDLISVPHFEQLLQDPFANYVIHTALVNSRGHLHNALVEAIRPHEEALRTSPCCKRISRAISRR